Proteins encoded in a region of the Brevefilum fermentans genome:
- a CDS encoding Ig-like domain-containing protein → MIDGFNYPGNWMIRGMGTCKGGDVPWLSENPKSGTIPPGGEVAIAVTFDSTGLGIGDYFAIIRVSSPPAPAIDVPVTLHVINEAPVAEDQAVTTPFNTPIAISLVATDPDGDVLAYSIVGGPGHGVLEYGMGELPALTYIPNPTWSGVDSFTFKANDGLIDSNIATVTITVGAKPLNKIFLPLIRR, encoded by the coding sequence TTGATTGATGGATTTAATTACCCGGGCAACTGGATGATCCGCGGTATGGGCACCTGTAAAGGCGGGGATGTGCCCTGGTTATCTGAAAACCCGAAAAGCGGAACGATTCCGCCCGGAGGTGAGGTTGCCATTGCCGTGACCTTTGATTCAACGGGTTTGGGTATCGGTGATTACTTTGCGATCATCAGGGTCAGTTCGCCACCGGCTCCAGCGATCGATGTGCCGGTGACATTGCATGTGATCAATGAGGCTCCTGTCGCTGAAGACCAGGCTGTTACAACACCCTTCAATACGCCCATTGCCATCTCCCTGGTGGCAACAGACCCGGACGGCGACGTGCTGGCTTACAGCATCGTTGGTGGACCGGGACATGGCGTCCTTGAATACGGAATGGGTGAATTGCCCGCACTGACCTATATTCCCAACCCTACCTGGTCAGGCGTAGACAGCTTTACCTTTAAAGCCAATGATGGGCTGATTGACTCAAATATTGCAACGGTAACGATTACTGTCGGAGCCAAACCTTTGAATAAAATCTTCTTGCCGCTCATCCGACGGTAA
- a CDS encoding S8 family serine peptidase, translating to MFKTNYLKISSFFLIVGFLFVSILPLHVLAEDIEPQTPVFVDPQVVQDLQSKGTTSYWIDFKNQPDLTPAYTMDWRSRGQYVYEQLSKEADQSQRNVRAYLDEGNISYQSFWIKNSILVLESNLNVVNGLLNFSEISAIRPVKEYLLYAPEQVDSAFDNGINGVGSNISRVKADQAWALGYTGEGLVVANIDTGVRYTHQALVNQYRGNLGGGSFDHDYNWFDPYNTYLSPADGHGHGTHTMGTAIGDDGGANQIGMAPGANWIACRGCNSNSCADSALLTCAQFITAPTKTDGTVPNPDLRAHVVNNSWGDCNRSYDDWYQDVVDAWHAAGIYPVFSNGNNSNCGYSRPPGLNTVGNPARYGNVTGVGSSGNSDGQYATHSNWGPTDNPDTINAKAGFDMMKPQVVAPGVNIRSSVPSSDTAYQNGWSGTSMSAPHVTGLVALMWQAGPCLVGDYALTETLLEDTATPMTYDDGSPLTPTNYPNFATGWGEINALAAVQAAASICGATTLRGVVSGLEMCDVNPAPLGGATVNIYDHGALLTSLTTDGGGNYIFALDAGTYDLEVVMNGYVTQTVFGVVLEEGANLVNNFELRLNAPCLSVAPTSLVETLAPDRTKTQTLKLSNTGAGKADFTLIDMPVPLLPDVQLVSDPSFEGYTPNSFWKEYSELFGTPLCTIDDCGTGTGTGPRTGDVWSWFGGSYSGDSGYVSQDVTIGVGLAELSFYVEQYVCGIGGVNNYLRLLIDDHEIWRTDGTDPACGVFGYRQIELDVSAYADGNLHEIKFDSNTVGEGNFFLDDVELYLSPASDVPWLSENPESGTIPPGGEVNITVTFDSTGLVKGEYLAKIRIRSPQAPMIDVPVTLVVTEGSGNRTFLPLIVR from the coding sequence ATGTTTAAAACCAATTATTTGAAAATCTCTTCGTTTTTCTTGATTGTTGGATTTCTTTTCGTTTCAATTCTGCCGCTTCACGTTTTGGCAGAAGACATTGAACCACAAACCCCTGTATTTGTTGACCCTCAGGTCGTTCAAGACCTACAATCCAAAGGAACAACGAGTTACTGGATTGATTTTAAAAACCAGCCAGACCTAACCCCTGCCTATACGATGGACTGGCGTTCACGGGGTCAGTATGTATACGAGCAACTCAGCAAAGAAGCCGATCAATCTCAGCGCAATGTCAGGGCTTACCTGGATGAGGGCAATATTTCTTATCAATCCTTTTGGATTAAAAACTCCATCCTGGTGTTAGAATCCAATCTTAATGTTGTCAATGGGTTATTGAATTTTTCCGAAATTTCGGCAATTCGCCCTGTTAAAGAATATCTCCTGTATGCACCCGAACAAGTTGATTCAGCTTTTGACAACGGCATCAACGGCGTTGGATCCAATATCTCCCGAGTGAAAGCCGATCAAGCCTGGGCTCTCGGTTATACCGGCGAGGGATTGGTGGTCGCCAATATTGATACAGGAGTGCGTTACACCCATCAGGCTCTGGTGAATCAATACCGCGGCAACCTGGGTGGTGGCAGTTTTGACCACGACTATAACTGGTTTGATCCTTATAACACTTACTTAAGTCCTGCTGATGGACATGGTCATGGCACACATACCATGGGGACCGCTATTGGCGATGATGGCGGCGCTAATCAAATTGGTATGGCACCGGGCGCAAATTGGATTGCTTGCCGGGGGTGTAACTCCAACTCATGTGCTGATTCCGCATTGTTAACTTGTGCACAATTTATCACCGCGCCGACCAAAACTGACGGCACCGTCCCAAATCCGGACTTGCGTGCCCATGTGGTCAATAATTCCTGGGGTGATTGTAACCGTTCATATGATGACTGGTACCAGGATGTTGTCGATGCCTGGCATGCAGCAGGCATTTACCCTGTTTTTTCGAATGGTAATAATTCAAATTGTGGATATTCCAGGCCACCAGGGCTCAATACGGTTGGCAACCCTGCCCGCTATGGCAATGTCACCGGCGTGGGCTCTTCTGGCAATAGCGATGGACAGTATGCGACTCATTCTAACTGGGGGCCCACCGACAACCCTGATACGATCAACGCCAAAGCCGGGTTCGACATGATGAAACCGCAGGTTGTGGCTCCTGGCGTGAATATTCGTTCCTCCGTTCCTTCCTCAGATACGGCTTACCAAAATGGTTGGTCTGGAACCTCCATGTCAGCACCGCATGTGACCGGCCTGGTCGCTTTAATGTGGCAGGCAGGGCCCTGTTTGGTGGGGGATTACGCGTTAACCGAAACTCTGTTAGAGGATACGGCAACTCCGATGACCTATGATGATGGATCACCGTTAACGCCGACCAATTATCCTAACTTTGCCACGGGTTGGGGCGAAATAAACGCCCTGGCTGCCGTACAGGCTGCAGCAAGCATTTGTGGTGCCACCACTTTGAGAGGTGTTGTGTCAGGTTTAGAAATGTGCGATGTCAATCCAGCTCCGCTAGGAGGCGCAACGGTTAATATTTATGATCATGGTGCCTTATTGACAAGCCTGACAACGGATGGTGGTGGGAATTATATCTTTGCCCTAGACGCTGGAACATATGACCTTGAAGTCGTGATGAATGGTTATGTGACTCAGACTGTGTTTGGGGTGGTTCTGGAGGAAGGCGCCAATCTTGTTAACAACTTTGAATTACGTTTAAATGCGCCCTGCTTGAGCGTTGCTCCCACCAGCCTGGTTGAAACTCTTGCCCCTGACCGAACGAAAACGCAAACGTTAAAGCTGTCCAACACTGGCGCTGGCAAAGCAGATTTCACCTTGATCGATATGCCAGTACCCCTACTTCCTGATGTTCAATTGGTCTCCGACCCAAGCTTTGAAGGCTACACACCCAACTCATTCTGGAAAGAATATTCCGAGCTATTTGGAACACCGTTGTGCACAATCGATGATTGTGGAACTGGAACGGGAACCGGCCCAAGAACTGGAGATGTCTGGTCCTGGTTCGGAGGTAGCTATAGTGGCGATTCTGGATATGTTTCCCAGGATGTGACCATCGGAGTTGGTTTGGCTGAGCTGAGTTTTTATGTTGAGCAATATGTATGTGGGATAGGAGGGGTAAATAATTATTTACGCTTACTAATTGACGATCATGAAATCTGGCGTACAGATGGCACCGATCCGGCTTGCGGCGTTTTTGGTTATCGTCAGATCGAGCTGGATGTGTCTGCCTATGCTGATGGAAACTTGCATGAAATAAAATTTGATTCAAATACAGTGGGTGAGGGCAACTTCTTCCTGGATGATGTTGAATTGTATCTTTCCCCTGCTTCTGATGTGCCCTGGTTATCTGAAAACCCGGAAAGCGGTACGATTCCGCCCGGTGGTGAGGTTAACATTACTGTGACCTTTGATTCCACCGGGCTGGTCAAAGGAGAATACCTTGCGAAGATCAGGATTAGATCTCCTCAGGCTCCAATGATCGATGTTCCGGTCACACTTGTCGTAACAGAGGGATCAGGAAACCGAACTTTCCTGCCGCTCATCGTACGGTAA
- a CDS encoding FAD-dependent oxidoreductase yields the protein MKTVIIGGVAGGASTAARLRRMDEHAEILLLERGPYVSFANCGLPYHIGEVIHDREKLLVVTPQDLKDLLNIDVRVNNEVIRINRAQKTITVRNIETGSTYEESYDKLVLSPGAAPIIPSLPGVSLPGVFTLRNMQDMDAIKDYIDQEKPPRAVVVGGGFIGLEIAENLHHRGIEVTLIELLNQVLAPIDYEMAALVHQHLTFKRIRLALGDGLKAIHQAENGWMKVELTSGRSVDTHMLILSIGVRPENQLAADAGLELGVRGTVVTNQHMQTSDPDIYAVGDVTEVTARITGGRTNLALAGPASRQGRVAADHICGRQSSFNGVIGTSVVKVFDLTVASVGLNAKALESAGIPYLNNIIHVSNHAGYYPGASPMSLKLLFKEDGHILGAQAVGLEGVDKRIDVIATAIQAGLTVYDLEELELAYAPPFGSARDAVNIAGFGAGNALRGDVKLMNWDQVASLDRGKTTILDVRLPEELALGMIDGGVHIPLQQVRSKINEIPKDRPVLVYCQTGQRSYFASRILSQLGFDVYNLNGGYKTYSHAVGRQSNFDVYEHVSISSKEELKEIPPEKAIAAQEFIVDACGLQCPGPILKLYNKIKEVEDGDIVTVQATDFGFTSDVEAWAKSTGNRLLSIDTEDGKIVAKIQKGAPRHVVSAPALGMNKTMVIFSGDLDKAIAGCIIANGVIASGHQASMFFTFWGLNLLRKNEHVSVKKNLIERMFGWMMPRGTQKAKLSQMHMAGMGTAMIKGIMKKKNVDSLPTMLQTAIENGVRVQACQMSMDLMGIKREELIDGIEVVGVATMLAASDESNAVIFI from the coding sequence ATGAAAACAGTCATTATTGGTGGTGTAGCCGGCGGAGCCAGTACAGCAGCCCGATTGCGTCGCATGGATGAACATGCCGAAATTCTTCTGCTGGAGCGGGGTCCTTACGTATCCTTCGCCAACTGCGGCCTGCCCTATCACATCGGTGAGGTCATTCACGATCGGGAAAAATTGCTGGTGGTCACTCCCCAGGACCTGAAAGACTTGCTCAATATCGATGTCCGTGTCAACAATGAGGTCATCCGCATCAACCGGGCGCAGAAAACAATCACGGTACGCAACATTGAAACCGGCAGCACCTACGAAGAAAGTTACGATAAATTGGTGCTGTCACCCGGCGCTGCACCGATCATCCCGTCCCTGCCAGGTGTGAGCCTGCCAGGCGTGTTTACCCTGCGCAATATGCAGGACATGGATGCCATCAAAGACTATATTGATCAGGAAAAGCCCCCTCGCGCTGTGGTCGTTGGCGGCGGCTTCATCGGGCTCGAAATCGCTGAAAACCTGCACCATCGCGGGATCGAGGTGACGTTAATCGAACTGCTCAACCAGGTTCTGGCCCCCATTGATTACGAGATGGCAGCCCTGGTTCATCAGCACCTGACCTTCAAGCGCATCCGTCTGGCCCTGGGTGACGGATTGAAAGCGATCCACCAGGCAGAAAACGGTTGGATGAAAGTTGAGCTGACCAGCGGACGCAGCGTGGATACACACATGTTGATCCTCTCCATCGGCGTCCGCCCCGAGAATCAGCTCGCGGCGGATGCTGGACTTGAACTTGGAGTACGCGGCACGGTGGTCACCAATCAACACATGCAAACCTCTGACCCCGATATTTATGCTGTGGGCGATGTGACCGAAGTGACCGCGCGTATCACCGGCGGACGCACCAACCTGGCACTCGCCGGACCCGCAAGCCGCCAGGGACGCGTGGCAGCAGACCATATCTGCGGGCGGCAATCTTCTTTCAACGGCGTCATCGGCACCTCGGTGGTCAAAGTGTTTGACCTGACCGTTGCCTCGGTCGGTCTGAACGCCAAAGCCCTCGAATCTGCCGGCATCCCCTACTTAAATAATATCATCCATGTCTCCAATCATGCCGGTTACTACCCCGGTGCCTCTCCAATGTCCCTCAAGCTGCTGTTCAAAGAAGACGGGCACATCCTCGGCGCCCAGGCGGTCGGGCTGGAGGGCGTGGATAAACGCATTGACGTGATTGCCACAGCCATCCAAGCCGGTCTGACGGTTTACGACCTGGAAGAACTCGAACTGGCTTATGCGCCGCCCTTTGGATCCGCCCGAGACGCGGTCAATATCGCCGGGTTTGGTGCAGGTAACGCACTGCGCGGTGACGTCAAACTGATGAATTGGGATCAGGTAGCCAGCCTGGACCGGGGAAAAACCACCATTCTTGACGTGCGTTTACCTGAAGAACTGGCTCTGGGTATGATCGATGGCGGTGTACACATCCCCCTGCAACAGGTGCGCAGCAAGATTAATGAAATCCCCAAAGACCGACCCGTATTGGTCTACTGTCAGACCGGGCAACGTTCTTATTTTGCGTCGCGCATCCTCAGCCAATTGGGTTTTGATGTTTACAACCTCAACGGTGGATACAAAACCTATTCCCACGCCGTTGGTCGCCAATCGAACTTTGATGTTTATGAGCACGTCAGCATTAGCAGCAAAGAGGAGTTGAAAGAAATTCCGCCAGAAAAAGCAATTGCCGCTCAGGAATTCATCGTCGACGCCTGCGGACTGCAGTGCCCCGGACCGATTTTGAAACTGTATAACAAAATTAAAGAGGTGGAGGACGGCGATATCGTCACCGTCCAGGCCACCGATTTTGGTTTCACCAGCGATGTTGAAGCCTGGGCAAAATCTACAGGCAACCGCCTGCTTTCGATCGATACCGAAGACGGTAAGATCGTGGCGAAAATTCAGAAAGGCGCCCCCCGACACGTTGTATCAGCGCCAGCACTGGGGATGAATAAAACCATGGTGATCTTCTCCGGAGACCTCGACAAAGCCATCGCCGGCTGCATCATCGCCAACGGTGTGATCGCCTCGGGTCATCAAGCATCCATGTTCTTCACCTTCTGGGGGCTGAACCTGTTGCGCAAAAACGAACACGTTTCGGTCAAGAAAAATTTAATCGAGCGGATGTTCGGCTGGATGATGCCGCGCGGCACGCAGAAGGCAAAGCTCTCCCAGATGCATATGGCGGGTATGGGCACTGCCATGATCAAGGGCATTATGAAGAAAAAGAACGTCGATTCGCTGCCCACCATGCTGCAAACTGCCATCGAAAACGGCGTTCGCGTCCAGGCTTGCCAGATGTCGATGGACCTGATGGGCATCAAGCGCGAGGAGCTGATCGACGGCATCGAGGTGGTCGGCGTGGCGACCATGCTGGCAGCATCGGATGAATCCAACGCCGTCATCTTTATTTAA
- a CDS encoding TetR/AcrR family transcriptional regulator produces the protein MTNLVRGADTRQSILDTALSLFSKNGYDATSVAEICQQAQISKGAFYHHFPSKQDLFLALMETWLSTVNRFFQLAEQSAETVPQILENMVAFSGGLFDALERGFPILLEFWTQASRHPAVWEKAVAPYKRYLDLFSRLIQSGIDENSFHRGVDPEHAARILTSMVMGLLLQATFDPHGANWQQVTTFGLNLLINGLESEK, from the coding sequence ATGACAAACCTGGTGCGCGGTGCGGATACGCGGCAGTCAATATTAGATACGGCATTGAGCCTGTTCTCGAAAAATGGTTATGATGCTACCAGCGTAGCGGAAATCTGCCAGCAAGCGCAGATCAGCAAAGGCGCATTTTACCACCATTTTCCATCAAAACAGGACCTGTTCCTGGCTTTAATGGAAACCTGGCTGTCAACAGTGAACCGATTCTTTCAACTTGCTGAGCAATCCGCTGAGACTGTGCCCCAAATTTTGGAAAACATGGTGGCTTTTTCCGGTGGATTGTTTGATGCGCTTGAGAGGGGATTCCCGATTTTATTGGAATTTTGGACCCAGGCCAGCCGACACCCGGCCGTGTGGGAAAAGGCAGTTGCCCCTTACAAGCGCTATTTGGACTTGTTTTCCAGGTTGATTCAATCCGGGATTGACGAAAATTCTTTCCATCGCGGGGTTGACCCGGAACACGCAGCCCGGATTTTGACGTCAATGGTGATGGGTTTGCTTTTACAGGCGACTTTTGATCCGCATGGCGCAAATTGGCAGCAGGTCACCACGTTTGGGTTAAATCTGTTAATTAATGGACTGGAGAGTGAAAAATGA
- a CDS encoding SDR family oxidoreductase, protein MNLITGAAGHIGNVLVRELLSRGEKVRALILPGEDTRSLDGLPVERVEGNVLDLDSLRAAMQDVDVVFHLASLVSITKDQEELVRKVNVDGTRNVIEAVRDARVRRLVYTSSIHALERPPIGTPVNEALKFDPENAAGVYDQTKAEASLLVKQAASEGLDAVILCPTGVTGPYDFRRSEVGELILSFMQKRITFLVEGAYDFVDVRDVATGQILARDYAKSGETYILGGERIELKLMHDLVKKVTGKDTKVLSFPLPVALIVAPIAELYYKVTKTRPRFTRYSIETVISNSEIYSDKAKAELGYKPRSLVNSIADTVRWWWENLGLTRKSLRL, encoded by the coding sequence ATGAATTTAATAACTGGCGCAGCCGGTCATATCGGAAATGTATTGGTACGGGAGTTGCTTTCCCGTGGCGAGAAGGTGCGGGCATTGATCCTGCCGGGCGAAGATACCCGATCGCTGGATGGTTTACCCGTCGAGCGGGTTGAAGGGAACGTCCTGGATCTGGATTCCCTGCGCGCAGCCATGCAGGATGTGGACGTGGTCTTTCATCTGGCGTCCCTGGTTTCGATCACAAAGGATCAGGAAGAGCTGGTGCGCAAGGTGAATGTGGACGGTACCCGAAATGTAATTGAGGCTGTCAGAGATGCCCGGGTCCGAAGATTGGTATACACCAGCTCGATTCATGCGCTGGAGCGTCCGCCAATCGGCACGCCCGTCAATGAAGCCTTGAAATTTGACCCGGAAAACGCGGCAGGTGTTTATGATCAAACCAAAGCAGAGGCATCGCTGCTGGTCAAGCAGGCTGCCAGTGAGGGACTGGACGCTGTTATCCTGTGTCCGACGGGCGTCACCGGACCCTATGATTTTCGCCGCTCAGAAGTGGGTGAGCTGATCCTCTCATTTATGCAGAAAAGGATCACTTTCCTGGTCGAAGGGGCTTATGATTTTGTCGATGTGCGCGACGTGGCAACAGGTCAGATTTTAGCGCGAGATTACGCCAAATCCGGTGAAACTTACATCCTTGGCGGTGAACGCATTGAATTGAAACTTATGCATGACCTGGTTAAAAAAGTGACCGGGAAGGATACCAAAGTATTGTCTTTCCCCTTGCCAGTGGCTTTGATTGTTGCCCCAATCGCAGAGCTGTATTACAAGGTCACCAAGACCCGGCCGCGCTTTACACGCTATTCGATTGAGACCGTGATCAGTAATTCGGAAATCTACTCGGATAAAGCCAAAGCAGAATTGGGCTACAAGCCACGCTCGTTGGTGAACAGCATCGCTGACACCGTGCGCTGGTGGTGGGAAAACCTGGGACTGACCCGGAAGTCCCTGCGTTTGTAA
- the mutM gene encoding DNA-formamidopyrimidine glycosylase has protein sequence MPELPEVETIIRRLRNGTPGDPGVIDQTIQSVEITWPKIIAAPSPDKFKQSLSGKTIIAARRRGKFLHFPLSDGHLIGHLRMSGDMRIDARLAPDGQPALPGPYDRVLINFLSSYRLVFSEIRKFGRLWYVENPQEVFQHLGPEPLDPAFTGQQLYAMLQARTRSIKPLLMDQTFIAGMGNIYTDEALFRARIHPLRKSNSLSVAEADALHQAIQSVLQHGIHSFGASLDWFYRGGEFQNDFNVYGQTGEPCPNCGTPIEKIVVGQRGTHFCPKCQQIA, from the coding sequence ATGCCAGAATTACCAGAAGTTGAAACGATCATCCGCAGGCTCCGGAATGGAACGCCTGGCGATCCAGGCGTGATTGACCAAACCATTCAGTCGGTCGAAATTACCTGGCCAAAAATCATTGCTGCGCCAAGCCCTGACAAATTTAAACAGTCTCTGTCGGGTAAGACAATCATTGCCGCACGCCGACGGGGTAAATTCCTCCATTTTCCTCTGAGCGATGGACACCTGATTGGCCACCTGCGAATGAGCGGCGATATGCGCATCGATGCCCGCCTGGCACCAGATGGTCAACCTGCCCTCCCAGGTCCCTACGACCGGGTTTTGATCAACTTCTTATCTTCATACCGCCTGGTGTTCAGCGAAATTCGCAAATTTGGACGCCTGTGGTATGTCGAAAATCCACAAGAAGTATTTCAGCACCTTGGTCCCGAGCCTTTGGATCCTGCCTTTACGGGTCAACAGCTATACGCAATGCTTCAAGCTCGTACTCGCTCTATCAAACCCCTGCTGATGGACCAAACCTTTATCGCTGGCATGGGCAACATTTACACCGACGAAGCCTTATTCCGTGCCCGCATCCACCCCTTACGCAAATCAAATTCCCTGTCGGTCGCTGAAGCCGATGCTCTGCACCAGGCCATCCAGTCGGTACTGCAGCATGGCATCCACAGCTTCGGCGCCAGCCTGGACTGGTTCTACCGCGGCGGCGAATTTCAAAACGACTTCAACGTTTACGGACAAACCGGCGAGCCCTGTCCGAATTGCGGTACACCGATTGAGAAGATCGTGGTCGGTCAACGGGGAACTCATTTTTGTCCAAAATGCCAGCAAATCGCCTGA
- a CDS encoding metal-dependent transcriptional regulator, with protein MPETLSTNIQDYLKHIYELTASGVKASTNKLAEKLGISAASVTNMLQKLAKIEPPYVIYQKYQGVHLTQSGRVAALKIIRRHLLVELYLIETLGYGWHEAHQEAEILEHVVSPLLESRIDAALGYPKFSPHGDPIPDSNLAIPQQEHILLSGLEVGETALILRVPHEDPQILEYLEKSGIIPGFHIKLLSCAPHDQTLRIQVVETGEKVVIGPSLSKEIALSVTD; from the coding sequence ATGCCCGAGACATTAAGTACCAACATCCAGGATTATCTCAAGCACATCTACGAACTCACCGCCAGTGGGGTCAAAGCAAGCACCAATAAGCTGGCTGAGAAATTGGGGATTTCAGCTGCATCGGTCACCAACATGCTACAAAAACTCGCTAAAATCGAACCCCCGTATGTCATCTACCAGAAGTATCAGGGGGTGCATTTGACCCAATCCGGCCGGGTTGCAGCCCTGAAGATCATCCGCCGCCACCTTTTGGTCGAACTTTACCTGATAGAGACCCTGGGCTACGGCTGGCACGAAGCCCATCAGGAAGCCGAAATCCTTGAACATGTCGTGTCTCCCTTACTTGAAAGCCGTATTGATGCTGCCCTGGGCTACCCGAAGTTCAGCCCCCACGGAGACCCGATACCGGATTCCAACCTGGCGATCCCGCAGCAAGAGCATATCCTTCTAAGTGGGCTTGAGGTTGGAGAAACCGCTTTGATCCTGCGTGTTCCCCATGAAGATCCACAGATTTTAGAATACCTGGAAAAATCCGGCATCATCCCTGGCTTCCACATAAAATTGCTCTCATGTGCCCCTCACGATCAAACTCTGCGCATCCAGGTTGTCGAAACGGGCGAAAAAGTGGTCATTGGCCCCAGTCTGTCTAAAGAGATCGCACTCTCGGTGACGGATTGA
- a CDS encoding SHOCT-like domain-containing protein, with translation MRILMMIQEGKISAAEGARLIEALDDLSAPTSPGPQPSRGFESGKKPRYLRVMVTDTDTGKTRVNVRLPVSLINSGVRMGARFAPEIEGLDMEDLNAWLNSGEIGQIVDIFDEEDGEHVEVFLE, from the coding sequence ATGCGAATCCTGATGATGATCCAGGAGGGAAAGATCTCTGCTGCAGAAGGCGCCCGCCTGATTGAAGCCCTAGATGATCTCAGCGCGCCCACCTCGCCAGGGCCGCAACCCTCACGAGGCTTTGAAAGCGGCAAAAAGCCCCGCTACCTCAGGGTGATGGTCACCGATACCGATACAGGCAAAACCAGGGTCAATGTGCGTTTACCCGTCTCATTGATCAACTCCGGGGTGCGCATGGGCGCCCGCTTTGCCCCCGAAATCGAAGGGCTCGATATGGAAGACCTGAATGCCTGGCTAAATTCAGGCGAAATTGGTCAGATCGTCGATATCTTCGATGAGGAGGACGGTGAGCACGTCGAGGTCTTCCTGGAGTAA
- a CDS encoding DUF2089 domain-containing protein → MQKMPEQCPLCKSDILVTRFYCPRCDTAVEGHFQPYAGPFADLTEEQINFILTFVRCEGRFNRMEEELNLSYPTLRNRLYDIIRALGYEPGKDDEPSLSPEDRRRILDDLERGKITPLQAQQLLQGLEVESKKG, encoded by the coding sequence ATGCAAAAAATGCCAGAGCAATGCCCACTCTGCAAATCGGATATCCTGGTAACCCGGTTTTACTGTCCTCGCTGCGACACTGCCGTAGAGGGTCACTTCCAGCCATATGCCGGTCCCTTTGCTGACCTGACCGAAGAGCAGATCAATTTCATCCTGACTTTTGTGCGTTGTGAAGGCCGGTTCAACCGCATGGAAGAGGAACTGAACCTGTCTTACCCTACCTTACGCAACCGGCTTTATGATATTATTCGTGCTTTGGGTTACGAACCCGGAAAAGATGATGAGCCCAGCCTGTCTCCGGAGGATCGCCGCCGCATCCTTGACGATCTTGAGCGCGGCAAAATCACTCCGCTGCAAGCACAGCAGCTCCTGCAAGGCCTGGAAGTCGAATCAAAGAAAGGTTGA
- a CDS encoding OsmC family protein, with protein sequence MVKTEKTQSTWQGGMRVDNQVGHHTLVIDQPVQMGGKDAGPNPVAYLLVALGGCLSTMAAIVAMQERIELRGFSVEIEGDYDTDFLLGKTQEGRAGFIEIREKVIIDADLTDEEKKSFFEKLHSRCPVTDTILNQTSIKYEVH encoded by the coding sequence ATGGTAAAAACAGAAAAAACACAATCAACCTGGCAGGGTGGTATGCGTGTGGATAACCAGGTGGGTCATCACACCCTGGTTATCGATCAACCCGTTCAAATGGGCGGAAAGGACGCAGGTCCCAACCCCGTGGCTTATTTATTGGTCGCCCTGGGCGGTTGTCTGAGCACCATGGCTGCCATTGTGGCCATGCAAGAACGTATTGAGCTGCGTGGTTTCTCGGTTGAGATCGAAGGTGATTATGATACGGACTTTTTATTGGGAAAAACCCAGGAAGGACGCGCAGGATTTATCGAAATTCGGGAAAAAGTGATCATCGACGCTGACCTGACCGACGAGGAGAAAAAATCCTTTTTTGAAAAGTTGCATTCTCGCTGCCCGGTGACCGATACCATTCTCAATCAAACGTCGATCAAATACGAGGTTCATTAG